The following are from one region of the Phormidium sp. PBR-2020 genome:
- a CDS encoding EAL domain-containing protein, translating to MSVNSVNILLIEDNPAEARLLQELLKQASHTRFTWTCQSRLQAAIASLKEQSFDVILLDLTLPDSQGLESLAAIARIRPQVPIVVLTNTDDDDLALEAMRSGAQDYLFKRQANTELLARSVRYAIERKQASEAVRQAKEELEQRVQERTAELALANQHLQREIGDRQRIQQALVREKELAQVTLQSIGDAVIATDALGRIQSLNPVAETLTGWQSCAAQGHSLDTVLRLWDEATHTPVQDLLEQVLREGIALDPSERRLVGANDTQEFFVELSAAPIRLDDGKLVGGVLVCRDVTPARSLAQQLSWQARHDALTGLPNRREFEHRLEAAIAHSRSNQTTHVLCYLDLDRFKLVNDTCGHMAGDELLRHMSALLQRHTPKADLLARLGGDEFALLLHHCDLDDAQKHVQELIERIGAFRFIWEDSTFTVGVSAGLVEINAETDSWAHVLSAADTAMYAAKDAGRNRFQIYQSDDHDIVQRHGDMQWVSRIVKALEEDRFCLYAQQIIPADPQRQSRDRYEILLRLEDEDGNIVTPGAFMPAAERYDLMPAIDRWVVRQLFSQLRAIPEQRNQPKPLYMVNLSGASFNDERFLTFLREQFWLHHISPSMICFEITETVAISNINQAVQFIYQLKQLGCCFALDDFGSGMSSLNYLKNLPVDYLKIDGHFIRNVENDAIDAATIEAINHMGHVMGLQTIAEFVENPAILQKVQHLGVDFVQGYGIAKPKPLTLPKSVPSRKRSRKRNSRPAIAPRSLKSVEAAPLPKLTTSGCYLRPIKDSVAPTEG from the coding sequence ATGTCCGTTAACTCAGTCAACATCCTACTGATTGAGGACAATCCTGCCGAAGCTAGGCTACTGCAAGAGCTACTCAAACAAGCCTCCCATACTCGTTTTACGTGGACTTGTCAGTCTCGGCTACAGGCGGCGATCGCCAGTCTAAAGGAGCAGTCCTTTGATGTGATTCTGCTCGATCTAACTCTGCCCGATAGTCAAGGGTTAGAGTCTCTTGCTGCGATCGCCCGGATTCGTCCTCAAGTGCCCATCGTTGTTTTAACCAACACGGATGATGATGATCTAGCTCTCGAAGCCATGCGCAGCGGGGCCCAAGATTATCTGTTCAAACGCCAAGCCAATACAGAACTGTTGGCGCGTTCGGTGCGCTATGCCATTGAGCGCAAACAAGCTTCGGAGGCGGTTCGCCAAGCGAAGGAAGAACTCGAACAGCGGGTTCAGGAACGCACGGCGGAACTGGCTTTAGCGAACCAGCACTTACAACGGGAAATTGGCGATCGCCAGCGCATCCAGCAAGCCCTGGTTCGGGAAAAAGAACTGGCTCAAGTGACCCTCCAATCTATTGGCGATGCAGTCATCGCCACGGATGCCTTAGGACGGATTCAATCCCTCAATCCGGTGGCAGAAACCTTAACCGGCTGGCAATCTTGTGCGGCTCAGGGTCATTCTCTCGATACCGTCTTGCGCCTTTGGGACGAAGCCACCCATACCCCAGTCCAGGATTTACTCGAACAGGTCCTGAGGGAAGGGATTGCCTTAGATCCCTCAGAACGTCGTCTAGTGGGGGCTAACGACACTCAAGAATTTTTCGTAGAACTCTCCGCCGCGCCCATTCGTCTCGATGATGGCAAACTGGTCGGCGGGGTATTAGTTTGTCGTGATGTGACTCCGGCCCGCAGTTTGGCCCAACAGTTATCCTGGCAGGCGCGCCATGATGCCTTAACGGGACTTCCCAACCGTCGAGAGTTTGAACATCGCTTAGAGGCGGCGATCGCCCATTCTCGCAGCAACCAGACCACGCATGTGCTGTGTTACTTAGATTTAGATCGCTTCAAACTGGTCAACGATACCTGTGGCCATATGGCCGGGGATGAACTGCTACGGCATATGAGCGCCCTCTTGCAACGGCATACCCCGAAAGCGGATCTCCTGGCCCGTCTGGGGGGAGATGAGTTTGCCCTGCTGTTGCATCACTGTGATCTCGATGACGCTCAAAAACACGTCCAGGAGTTGATTGAGCGTATTGGGGCCTTCCGCTTTATTTGGGAGGACAGTACCTTTACGGTGGGGGTCAGTGCCGGATTGGTGGAAATCAACGCTGAAACCGATAGTTGGGCCCATGTGCTCAGTGCAGCGGATACCGCCATGTATGCGGCCAAAGATGCCGGGCGCAACCGCTTCCAGATTTATCAAAGCGACGATCACGATATTGTCCAACGTCATGGAGATATGCAATGGGTGTCGCGCATTGTCAAGGCCTTAGAAGAGGATCGCTTCTGTCTGTATGCCCAGCAGATTATCCCAGCCGATCCCCAACGGCAATCGCGCGATCGCTATGAAATTCTGCTGCGCCTCGAAGACGAAGACGGCAACATCGTCACCCCAGGGGCCTTTATGCCCGCAGCGGAACGCTATGACCTAATGCCCGCCATTGATCGCTGGGTCGTTCGGCAACTGTTCTCGCAACTGCGGGCTATCCCGGAACAACGGAATCAGCCCAAACCCCTATATATGGTCAATCTCTCGGGGGCCAGCTTTAATGATGAACGCTTCCTAACCTTTTTACGAGAACAATTTTGGCTGCACCACATTTCCCCCTCGATGATTTGCTTCGAGATCACGGAAACGGTGGCCATCTCCAACATCAACCAAGCGGTTCAGTTTATCTATCAACTCAAGCAACTCGGCTGTTGCTTTGCCCTCGATGACTTTGGCAGTGGGATGTCCTCCCTGAACTACCTAAAAAATCTACCGGTTGACTATCTCAAGATTGATGGTCACTTTATTCGCAATGTTGAAAACGATGCCATTGACGCAGCAACCATCGAGGCCATTAACCATATGGGCCATGTGATGGGCCTGCAAACCATCGCTGAATTTGTGGAAAACCCAGCTATTCTACAAAAAGTTCAACATCTAGGGGTTGACTTTGTCCAAGGTTATGGCATTGCCAAACCCAAACCCCTAACTCTCCCAAAGTCCGTTCCCTCCCGCAAGCGATCACGAAAACGCAACAGTCGTCCGGCGATCGCCCCCCGGTCTCTTAAGTCCGTCGAGGCAGCACCGCTGCCCAAACTGACGACCTCAGGCTGCTACCTCAGACCTATCAAGGACTCGGTTGCGCCAACAGAGGGGTAA
- a CDS encoding response regulator, with protein sequence MKRRKILLVEDNLAHVRLIQEAFKESRLSHDMVAVRDGVEAMDYLHQHPPYEDANLPDVILLDLNLPRKDGREVLAELKSDPHLSRIPVLVLTTSNNEKDIQESYRLHANCYIQKSQNLQQLLAIVQTIQQFWLEVVTLPLDV encoded by the coding sequence ATGAAACGTCGAAAAATTTTGCTGGTTGAGGACAATCTAGCTCACGTGCGCTTGATTCAGGAAGCGTTCAAGGAGAGCCGGTTATCCCATGACATGGTTGCCGTCCGAGATGGGGTTGAAGCGATGGATTATCTCCATCAACACCCTCCCTATGAGGATGCCAACCTACCTGATGTGATTCTGCTGGATCTGAATTTACCGCGCAAGGATGGCCGGGAGGTCTTGGCGGAGTTAAAAAGCGATCCCCATTTGTCTCGGATTCCGGTTTTGGTGTTGACCACCTCGAATAATGAGAAGGATATCCAGGAAAGTTATCGACTCCATGCCAACTGTTATATCCAGAAATCACAAAATCTTCAGCAGTTGTTAGCAATTGTGCAGACAATTCAGCAGTTTTGGTTAGAGGTTGTTACCCTCCCTCTCGATGTCTGA
- a CDS encoding GAF domain-containing protein produces MIDSEAPIEYYEQIQPHGMVLVLSEGSDNDWRILQVSANSEVFLGFAPEALLDKPLSVLLTPQERQALHAAVLEIDPTIPPRLSLTLTGNHRRQPFQGRVHQNSSGLLILELEPERQEITVSITAFYQSVRSHIRRLQTTDNIHNLCQTAVESIYEFTGFDRVMAYQFNPQGHGTVVAEAKREDLPAYLGLHYPDADTRSCRHLFSCNYSRLIPDAQAAPIPLVPACNPETGNPVDLTYCELRGVVPCHQTYLENMGVRSTLVMSLFRQQQLWGLISCHHLNPKYLQESQREACTLLVQSVSLELSVKSQRTEYADRVACQRKLSSLLEAMSETQDWVTGALENEELFLGMVAASGAVIYRNGVCDSVGKTPSPLQILRLIPKIEAQVDDQVFTCDRLEEIDETASCYREVGSGVLAIAISPVLRHYILWFRPEYRQTVRWAGDPNHVIEKTLDHDGTIRLSPRGSFAEWCEQIQGQSLPWQEWETEAALSLRDAILKVVIRQADALAKLTQELERSNAELEKFAYVASHDLQEPLNLVSSYVQLLQMRYGDRLDQDAHDFIGFAVEGVTHMQRLIDDLLAYSRVGSRGEPFRPVSVNEVLERVQVNLQSRIEETHAIIESDDLPDVMADEIQLMQVFQNLIGNALKFHADSPVTIRICVERDHQMWRFCVEDNGIGLEPQFAERIFSIFQRLHTRDEYPGTGIGLAICKRIVERHGGKIWVESSLGDGSSFYFTLPVCQLGPVEDT; encoded by the coding sequence ATGATAGATAGCGAAGCACCAATTGAGTATTACGAGCAAATCCAACCTCATGGAATGGTTCTGGTGTTATCTGAGGGATCTGATAATGACTGGCGTATTCTACAGGTGAGTGCGAACAGCGAGGTGTTTTTGGGTTTCGCTCCCGAGGCTTTGCTGGACAAACCTCTGTCTGTCCTCCTCACCCCCCAGGAACGTCAGGCCCTTCACGCAGCCGTCTTAGAGATCGATCCGACGATTCCACCGCGATTGAGTTTAACCCTTACGGGAAATCATCGCAGACAACCCTTTCAGGGACGAGTTCATCAGAATTCTAGTGGTCTACTCATTTTAGAATTGGAGCCAGAACGCCAGGAGATAACGGTTTCCATAACTGCGTTTTACCAAAGCGTCCGTTCCCATATCCGTCGGTTACAGACCACTGATAATATCCACAATCTTTGTCAAACGGCGGTTGAAAGTATTTACGAATTTACCGGCTTTGATCGGGTGATGGCCTATCAGTTTAATCCTCAGGGTCATGGAACTGTGGTGGCTGAAGCCAAACGAGAGGATCTCCCCGCTTATTTAGGTCTTCATTACCCAGATGCGGATACTCGTTCCTGTCGTCATTTGTTTAGCTGCAACTATAGCCGCCTGATTCCTGATGCTCAAGCCGCACCTATTCCCCTAGTGCCGGCCTGTAATCCTGAGACGGGAAACCCAGTGGATTTGACCTATTGTGAGTTACGAGGAGTGGTTCCCTGTCACCAAACCTATTTGGAGAATATGGGGGTGCGATCGACTCTGGTGATGTCTCTGTTTCGGCAACAGCAGCTTTGGGGACTGATTTCCTGTCATCATCTCAATCCTAAATATCTTCAGGAATCACAACGAGAAGCTTGCACCCTCTTGGTTCAGTCGGTGTCGTTGGAACTTTCGGTGAAGAGTCAGCGGACGGAATATGCCGATCGCGTGGCCTGTCAGCGTAAGTTATCCTCGTTGCTTGAGGCGATGTCTGAAACGCAAGACTGGGTCACCGGGGCGTTAGAGAATGAGGAGTTGTTTCTGGGGATGGTGGCGGCGTCAGGGGCTGTAATTTACCGGAATGGGGTCTGTGATAGCGTCGGCAAAACTCCGTCCCCATTACAGATTTTGCGGCTGATCCCCAAGATTGAGGCCCAGGTAGATGATCAAGTCTTTACCTGCGATCGCCTTGAGGAGATTGATGAAACGGCCTCTTGTTATCGTGAGGTGGGCAGTGGGGTGCTGGCGATCGCCATCTCGCCGGTGCTACGACATTATATTCTCTGGTTTCGCCCGGAATATCGCCAAACGGTGCGCTGGGCCGGAGATCCTAACCATGTGATTGAGAAAACCCTAGACCACGATGGCACCATTCGCTTATCCCCCCGAGGCTCCTTTGCAGAATGGTGTGAGCAGATTCAAGGCCAATCCCTCCCTTGGCAAGAGTGGGAGACAGAGGCGGCCCTGTCGTTGCGGGATGCCATTTTGAAGGTGGTCATTCGTCAGGCCGATGCGTTGGCGAAGTTAACTCAGGAGTTGGAACGCTCCAATGCTGAGTTAGAGAAGTTTGCCTATGTGGCCTCCCATGATTTGCAAGAACCTCTGAATCTGGTCTCAAGTTACGTACAACTGCTGCAAATGCGGTATGGCGATCGCCTTGATCAAGATGCTCATGATTTTATTGGCTTTGCGGTGGAGGGAGTCACCCACATGCAGCGTCTGATTGATGATCTCTTAGCTTATTCCCGGGTAGGATCACGGGGCGAGCCATTTCGGCCGGTCTCTGTCAATGAGGTCTTAGAACGAGTTCAGGTGAATTTACAGAGTCGTATTGAGGAAACTCATGCCATTATTGAATCAGACGACTTGCCCGATGTGATGGCAGATGAGATTCAGTTAATGCAGGTGTTTCAGAACTTGATTGGTAATGCCCTCAAGTTTCATGCAGACAGCCCGGTGACGATTCGCATTTGTGTTGAGCGGGATCATCAGATGTGGCGTTTTTGCGTTGAGGATAATGGCATTGGCCTAGAACCCCAGTTTGCAGAACGCATTTTCTCGATTTTCCAACGGTTACACACCCGCGATGAATATCCGGGCACCGGGATTGGTTTGGCAATTTGTAAACGAATTGTGGAACGTCATGGCGGCAAAATTTGGGTGGAATCCTCGTTGGGGGATGGCTCCAGCTTTTATTTTACCCTCCCAGTCTGTCAACTCGGGCCGGTTGAAGATACATGA
- the coaBC gene encoding bifunctional phosphopantothenoylcysteine decarboxylase/phosphopantothenate--cysteine ligase CoaBC, with protein MASLTGRRVLIGLTGGIAAYKVCEVVSRLVQDGAEVRVILTSGAQAFVTPLTLATLSRHPAYTDESFWQSIHGRPLHIELGEWADVFAIAPLTANTLAKLSHGLADNLLTNVVLASTCPVLLAPAMNTDMWEQQTVQENWQRLQQNPRFHGISPGAGLLACDRIGMGRMAPSPRLVTHIESLLHTAGKQDLAGRHVLVSAGGTREYFDPVRFIGNPATGKMGIAVAQAAAHRGATVTLVHSCLNPEAISDLTEINSIPVTNAEEMSQQMQAHFPEADWVVMTAAVADVKPAQYYGQKLAKDKLPSALPLVPVKDIVAALAEQKQAHQRLIGFAAQTGDIVTPALEKLRRKKLDAIVANPIDLPNAGFGSNTNQAVFIDANGNQSSINSCTKLQLAHYLLDWVDHLHPILDD; from the coding sequence ATGGCATCACTGACAGGACGACGGGTTCTTATTGGGTTAACAGGCGGGATTGCGGCTTATAAAGTCTGTGAAGTCGTCTCACGGCTGGTTCAGGATGGGGCAGAGGTTCGCGTCATTTTGACCTCGGGGGCGCAGGCCTTTGTCACTCCGTTAACCTTAGCCACCCTATCCCGTCACCCGGCTTACACCGATGAGAGCTTCTGGCAGTCGATTCATGGACGACCCTTACATATTGAGTTGGGGGAATGGGCCGATGTCTTCGCCATTGCCCCTCTCACTGCCAACACCTTGGCGAAACTCAGCCATGGGTTGGCCGACAATCTTTTAACCAATGTCGTTTTGGCCTCAACCTGTCCGGTGTTACTAGCCCCCGCCATGAACACCGATATGTGGGAACAACAGACGGTTCAAGAGAATTGGCAACGCCTACAACAGAACCCCCGCTTCCATGGGATTTCACCGGGAGCGGGGCTTTTGGCCTGCGATCGCATTGGCATGGGCCGCATGGCCCCAAGTCCGCGCCTGGTCACCCACATCGAATCCCTCTTGCACACCGCTGGCAAACAGGATCTAGCCGGCCGTCACGTCCTCGTCAGTGCCGGAGGAACCCGTGAATACTTCGATCCCGTCCGGTTTATTGGCAACCCTGCCACGGGCAAAATGGGAATTGCCGTGGCCCAAGCGGCGGCCCATCGGGGGGCAACGGTGACCCTCGTCCACAGTTGCCTTAACCCCGAGGCCATCTCAGATCTGACGGAAATTAACAGTATCCCCGTCACCAATGCTGAGGAGATGTCTCAGCAGATGCAAGCGCATTTCCCCGAGGCGGACTGGGTGGTGATGACGGCAGCCGTGGCCGATGTCAAACCGGCTCAATACTATGGTCAAAAGTTAGCCAAAGATAAGCTGCCCTCGGCCCTTCCCCTCGTCCCAGTCAAGGATATCGTTGCCGCGCTAGCGGAGCAGAAACAGGCTCACCAACGGCTCATTGGCTTTGCGGCTCAAACGGGAGATATTGTCACCCCCGCCCTAGAGAAATTACGGCGCAAGAAATTAGATGCGATCGTGGCCAATCCCATTGATTTACCCAATGCCGGGTTTGGCAGCAACACGAATCAAGCCGTCTTTATTGACGCCAACGGTAATCAAAGTTCAATTAACTCTTGCACCAAACTCCAACTAGCCCATTATCTCTTGGACTGGGTGGATCATTTGCATCCCATTCTCGACGATTAA
- a CDS encoding DUF2555 domain-containing protein has product MTTITVSRDDLAAVTEDQVKLLANRLDADDYSNPFEGLEDWHLLRAIAFERPELVEPYSYLLEFEDCDES; this is encoded by the coding sequence ATGACCACGATTACAGTGTCTCGGGACGATTTAGCGGCTGTCACGGAAGATCAGGTGAAGTTGTTAGCCAATCGACTTGATGCCGATGATTACAGCAATCCATTTGAAGGACTCGAAGACTGGCACTTGCTGCGGGCGATCGCCTTTGAGCGTCCGGAACTCGTCGAACCCTACAGTTATCTATTAGAATTTGAAGATTGCGACGAAAGCTAA
- a CDS encoding alpha/beta hydrolase: protein MDVLKLEPQAGVEANAALVLLHGWGANARDLASLQLMLDLPNYVYFCLDAPLPHPLVPGGKMWYDLDSEAYHGLDQSRAELTAWFDGFEDETGIPLGRTVLAGFSQGGAMTLDVGFRYPFAGLVAMSGYLHGPPNFQTDLPPVLLLHGRFDRVVPLQAAQRTRETLLAAGATVDYHEYDMAHEICPLEVAQLREFTVAAVQPGQV from the coding sequence ATGGATGTCCTAAAACTTGAACCACAAGCCGGAGTCGAGGCCAATGCGGCTCTCGTCCTGCTTCATGGCTGGGGCGCAAATGCCCGTGATCTTGCATCATTACAGTTGATGTTAGATTTACCGAATTATGTCTATTTTTGCCTGGATGCGCCACTGCCTCATCCTCTAGTTCCAGGGGGGAAAATGTGGTACGACCTCGATAGTGAGGCTTATCACGGTCTCGACCAAAGTCGGGCTGAATTGACTGCCTGGTTTGACGGCTTTGAAGACGAAACGGGGATTCCTCTAGGGCGAACGGTCTTGGCAGGATTTTCCCAAGGGGGAGCGATGACCTTGGATGTGGGATTTCGTTACCCCTTCGCGGGTTTGGTAGCCATGAGTGGTTATCTCCATGGGCCCCCAAACTTTCAGACTGACCTGCCGCCGGTTTTGCTGCTCCATGGCCGTTTTGACCGGGTTGTTCCCCTTCAGGCGGCGCAACGTACCCGGGAAACGCTGTTAGCCGCTGGGGCAACCGTTGACTATCACGAATATGATATGGCTCATGAAATTTGCCCGCTGGAGGTGGCCCAACTGCGAGAGTTTACTGTCGCGGCGGTGCAGCCAGGGCAGGTTTAG
- a CDS encoding efflux RND transporter permease subunit: MSNQPISLSTLAIRRHIGTLIITIAVMVLGWFVVSRMAVDLLPSITYPRIGLRADAPGIVPEVAVNDITRPLEEALTATEGVVQLFSRTREGRISIDLFFRPGNNIDQALNDATAALNRARDRLPDGLDAPRLFKFDPSQLPVYEMALTSASLRAVDLRIFADEELARELVRVPGVANVDISGGVREEVRLNLDLDRLQALGLNVSNVSNALRERNQDTAGGLIRGGSSELLTRVAGRFDSVQEIRRISVSSNGNGEGNGTRQLYVEDVAQVIDGTEEQRVFVTLNGQPAVKVSIQKQPDANTIEVVEGVVRRIQELRDSAVIPEDMQIETTLDESRFIRSSIQNVITAGLSGSGLAAIAVLLFLGSLRQTLIVVLAIPLATLTAMILMGLFGLSLNVFSLGGLALGVGIVVDNAIVMLENIAKGVETTDPHTPVEDSGNGNGYNLSHLTPKQQFARRVRLQAETSARELESALLASTSTNLVAVLPFLMLGGFISLLFNELILTISFAVAASMAIALTVVPAMAARLLGIPRSLHLNRFPPIWLFGRFIRLLTASYRQILSGVLRMRLLTIALAILVLGGGSLWMAGRLPQEILPRINTGQARLVAQFPPGTTVSDNRRVMAAIDEMLLSQPDTQYAFSTAGGFLFGTSTSANSLRGSSTISLAPGTNVGAYVGRVNRQITEEIPLVDTSIRMRPESVRGLILSNSPTRDDIDVMLQGTNPQLLEEAGRMVLAALEEQATLATYQANTEEPQPEIQIRPDWERAASVGLSAQAIGETIQTALEGSVITQIQRDDRLINVRMQLPTGTIERPSRLRSIPLFTSGNQLLRLGDIAEIARDVAPGEIQRINQRQIFLIEGSLAEGANLSDALDEVDEILAGLDLPDGVTRVPSSAAETNEQLRQSLVILGSLATFMVFVVMAVQYNSLIDPLAIILTVPLALAGGILGLYVTETAVGATAIVGAVLLVGIVVNNAILLVELANQIREKQGLSHYEAMLEAAPQRLRPILMTTVTTVLGLFPLALGVGEGSEFLQPLGIVVFSGLSLATFLTLFIVPCFYTLLHRSNRPRKPRLPSSGWERSPVEEPVGTVN; encoded by the coding sequence ATGTCTAACCAACCCATCAGTCTCAGCACCCTAGCCATCCGGCGCCATATTGGCACCTTAATCATTACCATCGCGGTCATGGTGTTAGGTTGGTTTGTCGTCAGTCGGATGGCCGTCGATTTACTACCCAGCATCACCTATCCCCGCATTGGCTTACGGGCCGATGCCCCCGGAATTGTTCCAGAAGTCGCAGTCAACGATATCACCCGGCCCCTCGAAGAAGCCTTAACCGCCACCGAGGGAGTCGTACAACTATTCTCCCGAACCCGAGAAGGTCGCATTAGCATCGACCTCTTTTTTCGTCCTGGCAATAACATTGACCAGGCCCTCAACGATGCCACCGCCGCCCTCAACCGGGCCCGCGATCGCCTCCCTGATGGCCTTGACGCCCCACGGCTATTCAAATTCGATCCCTCCCAACTCCCCGTCTACGAAATGGCCTTAACCTCCGCCTCCCTGCGAGCGGTGGACTTACGAATCTTTGCTGATGAAGAGTTAGCCCGAGAACTGGTGCGCGTTCCCGGTGTCGCAAACGTGGATATCTCCGGAGGCGTGCGCGAAGAAGTGCGCCTTAATCTGGATCTGGACCGTCTGCAAGCCCTCGGACTCAATGTTTCCAACGTCTCTAACGCCCTACGGGAGCGCAACCAAGACACTGCCGGGGGACTCATCCGAGGGGGAAGCTCAGAATTACTAACCCGGGTAGCCGGCCGCTTTGACAGCGTCCAAGAAATTCGCCGTATTTCTGTGAGTTCCAATGGCAACGGAGAGGGCAATGGGACTCGGCAACTCTACGTCGAAGACGTGGCCCAAGTCATTGATGGCACAGAAGAACAGCGAGTGTTCGTGACCCTCAACGGCCAACCCGCTGTCAAAGTCAGTATCCAGAAACAGCCCGATGCCAACACCATCGAAGTGGTCGAAGGGGTTGTGCGACGCATTCAAGAATTGCGGGACTCCGCCGTCATTCCTGAAGATATGCAAATCGAAACCACCCTCGATGAATCTCGCTTTATCCGTAGTTCCATTCAAAACGTGATTACGGCGGGATTGTCCGGGTCCGGCCTAGCGGCGATCGCCGTTTTGCTGTTTCTGGGGTCCCTCCGTCAAACCCTGATTGTCGTTCTGGCGATTCCCCTCGCCACCCTAACGGCCATGATTCTCATGGGCCTGTTCGGACTTTCCCTTAATGTCTTTAGCCTAGGGGGATTAGCCCTCGGAGTTGGGATTGTCGTCGACAACGCCATTGTCATGCTGGAGAACATCGCCAAAGGGGTCGAAACCACAGACCCCCATACTCCCGTCGAGGATTCTGGTAATGGCAATGGTTATAACCTGTCTCACCTGACCCCAAAACAGCAGTTTGCCCGACGCGTTCGCCTCCAGGCAGAAACCTCCGCCCGTGAATTAGAATCGGCCCTGCTCGCCTCCACCAGTACCAACCTCGTGGCCGTGCTTCCCTTTTTGATGTTGGGGGGGTTTATTTCCCTCCTCTTCAATGAGCTGATTTTAACCATCAGTTTTGCCGTGGCCGCCTCAATGGCGATCGCCCTAACCGTGGTTCCCGCTATGGCGGCGCGGCTGTTGGGGATTCCTCGCTCCTTACACCTCAACCGTTTTCCCCCCATTTGGCTCTTTGGCCGCTTCATCCGTCTCTTAACCGCTAGCTACCGACAAATTCTCTCTGGGGTGCTGCGGATGCGTCTGCTCACCATTGCCCTAGCCATTCTGGTTCTAGGGGGAGGTAGCCTCTGGATGGCGGGGAGACTGCCTCAAGAAATTTTGCCGCGAATTAATACCGGCCAAGCGCGCCTGGTGGCCCAATTCCCCCCAGGGACAACGGTCTCCGATAACCGGCGCGTCATGGCAGCCATTGATGAGATGCTGCTCTCGCAACCAGACACCCAATACGCCTTTAGTACCGCTGGAGGGTTTCTCTTTGGAACCTCCACCAGTGCCAACTCCCTACGAGGGTCGAGTACCATTTCCCTCGCTCCAGGAACCAATGTTGGTGCCTATGTAGGACGAGTAAATCGGCAAATCACCGAGGAGATTCCCCTGGTGGATACCTCAATTCGGATGCGTCCTGAATCGGTGCGGGGACTGATTTTAAGTAACTCCCCCACTCGTGATGATATTGATGTCATGTTGCAAGGGACCAATCCCCAACTGTTGGAAGAGGCCGGACGCATGGTGTTAGCGGCCCTGGAGGAACAGGCCACTCTCGCCACTTACCAAGCCAATACGGAAGAACCCCAACCGGAGATTCAAATCCGCCCCGATTGGGAACGGGCCGCTAGTGTCGGTCTCTCAGCTCAAGCCATCGGGGAAACCATTCAAACGGCATTAGAGGGATCGGTCATTACGCAAATCCAACGGGATGACCGCCTCATCAATGTGCGGATGCAGTTACCCACCGGAACCATCGAGCGTCCAAGTCGTTTACGCTCGATTCCCCTGTTTACCTCGGGCAATCAACTGCTCCGCTTAGGGGATATTGCCGAGATTGCTCGGGACGTTGCCCCAGGGGAAATTCAGCGTATTAACCAACGTCAGATTTTCCTCATTGAAGGCAGTCTCGCTGAGGGAGCGAATCTCAGTGATGCTCTCGATGAAGTGGATGAGATTTTAGCCGGTCTTGACTTGCCTGATGGGGTGACACGAGTTCCCAGTTCAGCCGCAGAAACCAATGAGCAATTGCGCCAGTCCTTGGTCATTTTGGGCAGCCTAGCCACCTTTATGGTGTTTGTGGTGATGGCAGTGCAGTACAACTCCTTAATTGACCCTCTGGCCATTATTCTGACGGTTCCTCTGGCCCTGGCTGGTGGTATTTTAGGTTTGTATGTGACGGAGACAGCGGTGGGAGCGACGGCCATTGTCGGGGCGGTATTATTGGTGGGGATTGTGGTCAACAATGCCATTTTGCTTGTGGAGTTAGCCAACCAAATCCGCGAAAAACAGGGGCTAAGCCACTATGAGGCGATGTTGGAGGCTGCCCCCCAACGACTGCGACCGATTTTGATGACGACGGTCACAACGGTGTTAGGCTTATTCCCCTTGGCGTTAGGGGTTGGGGAAGGGTCAGAATTTCTACAACCGTTAGGCATTGTGGTCTTTTCTGGTTTGTCCTTAGCCACCTTTTTAACTCTCTTTATTGTCCCCTGTTTCTACACGCTGCTCCATCGCTCGAATCGCCCCCGCAAACCCCGTTTACCCAGTTCCGGTTGGGAGCGATCTCCTGTGGAAGAACCGGTTGGTACGGTTAATTAA